A window of the Lactuca sativa cultivar Salinas chromosome 7, Lsat_Salinas_v11, whole genome shotgun sequence genome harbors these coding sequences:
- the LOC111889373 gene encoding leucine-rich repeat receptor-like protein kinase PXC1 isoform X1, whose protein sequence is MMMLSCLTVVFALSVSDVTGRGSKEWRASAPAPPPGFNEENGKGTTDHHHHQQHGVLWSELVIVIALVVMLGFVVNVVIIRLLKEKTKVKNTSTPVVGTKTSSPVSVSVKEVVKVEDTNPDPGLVFFVEQEEQFNLQSLLDAGADLQNQNYCSSLYKVQLNNNNNNFAYAVKRLKKLQAPCEEFDRTMAMVGKLNHQNILPLVAYSCQGEEKLLIYKYQNKGSLLALMERHIEGKIEFPWKVRLSIAVGIARGLDHIYKSDPGIPHGNIKLSNILLNENKEALISEYGYWNMVDPKSASLQRSSNGYGSYTAPEKCSSEKGDVFSFGVILLELLTGKIVENSYSGGLDLPKWVKAMVREEWTGEVFDKEIAKVGMYAFPLLNVSLKCVAHFAENRPSMAEVLETILGVVVEAQEEFSFSSTDSTPPHPHTHDAAHVLYSVAEDKEEG, encoded by the exons ATGATGATGTTAAGCTGCCTGACAGTAGTATTTGCTCTATCTGTGAGTGACGTTACAGGTAGAG GGTCAAAAGAATGGCGTGCATCTGCTCCGGCTCCACCACCTGGGTTTAATGAAGAAAATGGCAAAGGGACTacagatcatcatcatcatcagcagCATGGAGTGTTGTGGTCTGAACTTGTTATTGTGATAGCATTAGTTGTCATGCTTGGGTTCGTGGTGAATGTGGTGATCATAAGATTATTGAAGGAAAAAACGAAGGTGAAAAACACCAGCACCCCTGTTGTTGGAACTAAAACCTCCTCCCCAGTGTCAGTGTCAGTGAAGGAAGTAGTAAAGGTGGAAGACACAAATCCAGATCCAGGCCTTGTTTTTTTTGTAGAACAAGAGGAGCAATTTAATTTGCAGAGCCTTCTGGATGCAGGAGCTGATCTGCAAAACCAAAACTACTGCAGCAGCCTTTACAAGGTTCAgcttaacaacaacaacaacaattttGCTTATGCAGTGAAGCGATTAAAGAAATTACAGGCGCCATGTGAGGAGTTTGATCGCACAATGGCAATGGTTGGGAAGTTGAACCATCAAAACATTCTTCCCCTTGTAGCCTACAGTTGTCAGGGTGAAGAGAAGCTTCTCATTTACAAGTATCAAAACAAAGGGAGCCTCCTGGCACTCATGGAAA GGCATATTGAGGGGAAGATCGAATTCCCATGGAAAGTGCGGTTGTCTATAGCGGTTGGAATAGCAAGGGGTTTGGATCACATATACAAAAGTGATCCGGGCATTCCCCATGGAAACATCAAGCTTTCCAACATTTTGTTGAATGAAAACAAGGAGGCATTAATAAGTGAATACGGATACTGGAATATGGTTGATCCGAAAAGTGCTAGCTTGCAGAGATCAAGTAATGGCTATGGCAGCTACACAGCCCCTGAGAAATGCTCATCGGAAAAAGGAGACGTGTTCAGCTTTGGGGTGATTCTGTTGGAACTGCTGACAGGGAAGATAGTGGAGAACAGTTACAGTGGTGGGTTGGACCTTCCAAAGTGGGTCAAGGCCATGGTCAGAGAGGAGTGGACAGGGGAGGTGTTTGATAAGGAGATTGCAAAGGTTGGAATGTATGCTTTTCCTCTGCTGAATGTTTCCTTAAAGTGTGTTGCCCATTTTGCTGAGAACAGACCTTCCATGGCTGAGGTTTTGGAGACGATACTTGGTGTTGTTGTTGAGGCACAGGAAGAGTTTTCTTTTTCTTCCACCGACTCAACCCCcccacacccacacacacacgaTGCTGCTCATGTGCTTTATTCAGTTGCAGAGGATAAGGAGGAGGGCTAG
- the LOC111889373 gene encoding leucine-rich repeat receptor-like protein kinase PXC1 isoform X2 has protein sequence MMMLSCLTVVFALSVSDVTGSKEWRASAPAPPPGFNEENGKGTTDHHHHQQHGVLWSELVIVIALVVMLGFVVNVVIIRLLKEKTKVKNTSTPVVGTKTSSPVSVSVKEVVKVEDTNPDPGLVFFVEQEEQFNLQSLLDAGADLQNQNYCSSLYKVQLNNNNNNFAYAVKRLKKLQAPCEEFDRTMAMVGKLNHQNILPLVAYSCQGEEKLLIYKYQNKGSLLALMERHIEGKIEFPWKVRLSIAVGIARGLDHIYKSDPGIPHGNIKLSNILLNENKEALISEYGYWNMVDPKSASLQRSSNGYGSYTAPEKCSSEKGDVFSFGVILLELLTGKIVENSYSGGLDLPKWVKAMVREEWTGEVFDKEIAKVGMYAFPLLNVSLKCVAHFAENRPSMAEVLETILGVVVEAQEEFSFSSTDSTPPHPHTHDAAHVLYSVAEDKEEG, from the exons ATGATGATGTTAAGCTGCCTGACAGTAGTATTTGCTCTATCTGTGAGTGACGTTACAG GGTCAAAAGAATGGCGTGCATCTGCTCCGGCTCCACCACCTGGGTTTAATGAAGAAAATGGCAAAGGGACTacagatcatcatcatcatcagcagCATGGAGTGTTGTGGTCTGAACTTGTTATTGTGATAGCATTAGTTGTCATGCTTGGGTTCGTGGTGAATGTGGTGATCATAAGATTATTGAAGGAAAAAACGAAGGTGAAAAACACCAGCACCCCTGTTGTTGGAACTAAAACCTCCTCCCCAGTGTCAGTGTCAGTGAAGGAAGTAGTAAAGGTGGAAGACACAAATCCAGATCCAGGCCTTGTTTTTTTTGTAGAACAAGAGGAGCAATTTAATTTGCAGAGCCTTCTGGATGCAGGAGCTGATCTGCAAAACCAAAACTACTGCAGCAGCCTTTACAAGGTTCAgcttaacaacaacaacaacaattttGCTTATGCAGTGAAGCGATTAAAGAAATTACAGGCGCCATGTGAGGAGTTTGATCGCACAATGGCAATGGTTGGGAAGTTGAACCATCAAAACATTCTTCCCCTTGTAGCCTACAGTTGTCAGGGTGAAGAGAAGCTTCTCATTTACAAGTATCAAAACAAAGGGAGCCTCCTGGCACTCATGGAAA GGCATATTGAGGGGAAGATCGAATTCCCATGGAAAGTGCGGTTGTCTATAGCGGTTGGAATAGCAAGGGGTTTGGATCACATATACAAAAGTGATCCGGGCATTCCCCATGGAAACATCAAGCTTTCCAACATTTTGTTGAATGAAAACAAGGAGGCATTAATAAGTGAATACGGATACTGGAATATGGTTGATCCGAAAAGTGCTAGCTTGCAGAGATCAAGTAATGGCTATGGCAGCTACACAGCCCCTGAGAAATGCTCATCGGAAAAAGGAGACGTGTTCAGCTTTGGGGTGATTCTGTTGGAACTGCTGACAGGGAAGATAGTGGAGAACAGTTACAGTGGTGGGTTGGACCTTCCAAAGTGGGTCAAGGCCATGGTCAGAGAGGAGTGGACAGGGGAGGTGTTTGATAAGGAGATTGCAAAGGTTGGAATGTATGCTTTTCCTCTGCTGAATGTTTCCTTAAAGTGTGTTGCCCATTTTGCTGAGAACAGACCTTCCATGGCTGAGGTTTTGGAGACGATACTTGGTGTTGTTGTTGAGGCACAGGAAGAGTTTTCTTTTTCTTCCACCGACTCAACCCCcccacacccacacacacacgaTGCTGCTCATGTGCTTTATTCAGTTGCAGAGGATAAGGAGGAGGGCTAG